The sequence below is a genomic window from Colias croceus chromosome 11, ilColCroc2.1.
ATATCGGTACAGTCGTTTATGTACTATCTTTGAAACTTTGCagcatttattaatataatcaatAAGACATACAAATTCGTAATAAGCGGTGAACATATTTGAAAGAGAGTAGATAAACGAGTAGTGACGTATGTACGTAACACAGCGAACGTTAGCGCTACGTGGCACGTGTCAATCAGGTGTTCAAGAGGTGCTACACGATATATTATACGATTTAGATTTACTCCCAGCTACGCTCGATTGTTTGCCCTCCGGTTGTTGGATTAGTAATATAAGTTTATTTCGAGTTAAAAAAACCATGTTATAAAACattctaatttattaattaggaCAACTTTTGCAACCgaaattatgatttaattaaatgataaataagttgagaaaattagtttatacctacctacttaaacTTTTGACAAGATTTATCAAATCGTataaagtaataactaatatccAATTACCGCAGAGAGCAATATTCTTagcatgaaatattataacggttaggttatttattattagttacttGTAAGTTTGTTTCGGCGCAGTTTCAAGTTGTTTTCGTATAGATTGTGATGTAGAAATCAGAAAGTTCCTAACACTCAATAGTTAGTAGATgccatttttatgtttaatttagtttttatttaccaGCTGACAATGTGTTCTTTTGTTgtagattaattaattttattgtatcatGGGTTTCATTGTATGAATATAAGTATATGGTAATACAGCGGGGTGGCTGTGTATAAGCGGTTATCTtgcttttatttgtaagtatgtatatcGGCATTCAAGTAAATAAAGCGGTAACAATTGACCGCTAACGATTTTATACGGCACAGAGCCACAAACCTGCCACAGTCTAGCGGGTTTCATGTAAcacaaatataaatgtaaacaaataaaaattcgatttttagactaagtttataatacatataggaTTCATTTGTTTCTTAGATTGGAGATACAatcaaattgtattttaaataatgaaataaaggggtttaattaaaatataaaaggtgTGTGATCAGGGGATCACCATCAGGAATTGCTAACTTTTTTGTTATGATCTACCTGTCAAATCCTATCACATGCACAGGTTGGATTACGAAACATGGTTACAATGTAATCGCAATAACAAAATAGGTATAACCAATAACCATGTATGCTTTCTAATGCATTTAAATGGAGTTAATAACATAAACATGTGATAGACAATCGCGTGTATATGGTCACCCAAAGAGGAACAAATTGTAAGTTGTGTCTGCACTGCTACATGTGTGGAGCTGGTCCCCACCGGACGGTGGGAGACAAGCGGTGACTCGGGCAATGTGTCCAATGACTTTTGTCTATAATTTGATTGCTTTTACATATGATATATTGTAACTTAATtgtacattttacataattacttgttgttgttaaataaaacagtaCACAAATTGTATggcttttattttgtatacctCATAAAAAGAGCAAAATTATTacacatttaaacatgatGCAGGTATTTTCTTATAAGACAAAATATTGCTTTCCATGTACctaagtaacaaaaaaaaacaaacacaacattaacatattttgtaactaAACATATTTGATGAAAAAACTTACGTCCTTCAGGACTAACAGCTAGTAGGTTACAAAATTCTTTGTAACCATACGGCTCAcaattatatctaataaatcaaaatcagattttattgtgtttaatttgtaaacaCTTTTTACTTCTTTCATATTGGTAAACTTGTGTAAATCGCTAATAGGACATAGCTCTCCTTGTATTtggcttataatattttcacttTCATCTTTTTCGTTTACGAGGAAAcacattaataaaacattgtcTTTTTCCACGCCGAACTTACTAAGGCTCTGTGATATGTTTTTTGAAAgagataaattatacaaaatttcaccATACACTGTTCTCGTAACCATATTTCCTGCCTTTTCGGCGACCACAGCACGGTTTGCCGCCACGGCAATTTGCAGAGGATCTACTACAAGACTTGGTTTGATGGCTGTACAATTCCACACACCTTTTACAATGTTATTTCTGATTATGTAGACATTCTGTACGTTTTTAAAGAGACACATTTTCAATTTCGTTTTTGTATCAGGGTCCAGGGAATATGAACGTATCTCTcccatatttaataaaaagctatgtaaattaaacaaatgtaaacaaacaactaattcaattcaattcaatttttcGAAGTGTGGCAATTTTGTTTGAGTACAATTCTGCCAATGTCACGTTGGGAAGATAATACACGCTTgagaaaataacattattaaaccGATGTCAATCAAAACGCAGATaaacctaaaacaaaaagagaCAAACACAATATATAGATACACAACATAAAAATTAGTACTGTTATTTCagacagataataaataatatgagagttaattaaaaacaaacaaaataggACTACtcaatattgtaaataaatattatattatatatttatagtaaattaatctaggtgtaaattataattttagtttattagtTGTGATAAAGTTGGTAAGAATTTCAATTATAGGAGCGTTTAACATTGCTAAAAGAGTGTTCATGTTAGTGGGTCTAGGGATATCTGGAGGAAGGAAATCATATAGGGAAGGGGAGAGATTAGGACAGTTGAGGAAGATATGGTCTAATGTGCCCTCGTCTATGCCACATTCACATAGTGAGCTATCCCTTACCCGAATCTTAGCCAAATGAACAGGGGTACATGAATGACCAAGCCTTATTCGACAGATCACAGAAGTAACTGGCTTGCTTACCTTTTTGAATTTTGAGAACCAAGGTTTGGGTGGAATATCACCCTGGATTGAGGCATAAAACTTACCTTTCATTAATTGGGATGTTTTCCAGGAGGCTTTCCATGATTCAGTAAGGCGCAGTTGAGCAAGTGATATGAGATCTTGGGAATATACTAGATTGTGGAACTCAGATGCTATCCTGGAGGCAGACTTGGCACCCCAGTCTGCTGACTCATTGCCAAGGATACCACAATGACTGGGGATCCAGGTCAATGTCACACGAATATTTCTCTCATGACATTCAAATAGGAGTTCTTTTATTTTGAGGATAATAGGATGTTTGATTTTGGCTCGGA
It includes:
- the LOC123695894 gene encoding EKC/KEOPS complex subunit Tprkb-like, yielding MGEIRSYSLDPDTKTKLKMCLFKNVQNVYIIRNNIVKGVWNCTAIKPSLVVDPLQIAVAANRAVVAEKAGNMVTRTVYGEILYNLSLSKNISQSLSKFGVEKDNVLLMCFLVNEKDESENIISQIQGELCPISDLHKFTNMKEVKSVYKLNTIKSDFDLLDIIVSRMVTKNFVTY